Proteins encoded together in one Chryseobacterium taklimakanense window:
- a CDS encoding bifunctional transcriptional activator/DNA repair enzyme AdaA gives MYKASCDKNPEFEGVFWMGVKTTGIFCRPTCTARKPKFENVEFFTNTKDAMLKGYRPCKVCKPLENPDQTPVEIQKLLNELSENPGLKFKDYDLVKRGLEPATVRRWFQKHHGMTFQAFQRMHKLNSAFKKLSSGENVTETAFNSGYESLSGFNDSFKNIFGVSPTNSKHEKVVDLKRIETPLGTMIACADENGICMLEFSDRKALPTELKEISKHFNANIIQGENPHFRTLESELAEYFEGKRKEFTVPLSPVGTEFQKSVWEVLRKIPYGTTRSYLEQAQILGNPQAVRAVANANGLNKISIIIPCHRVIGKNGKLIGYGGGIWRKQKLLELEKAILFR, from the coding sequence ATGTACAAAGCGTCCTGCGACAAAAACCCCGAATTCGAGGGTGTTTTTTGGATGGGCGTGAAAACCACCGGAATTTTTTGCCGCCCAACCTGCACCGCCCGTAAACCGAAATTTGAAAACGTGGAATTTTTCACCAATACCAAAGACGCGATGCTTAAAGGTTACCGCCCATGCAAAGTTTGCAAGCCACTGGAAAATCCGGATCAAACACCTGTAGAAATTCAAAAATTATTAAATGAATTGTCTGAAAATCCGGGGTTGAAATTCAAAGATTATGATCTGGTGAAGCGTGGTCTGGAGCCGGCAACAGTCCGCCGCTGGTTTCAGAAACACCACGGGATGACTTTTCAGGCGTTCCAGCGGATGCACAAACTGAATTCGGCCTTCAAAAAACTGAGTTCCGGGGAAAATGTAACGGAAACGGCTTTCAACAGCGGTTATGAGAGTTTGAGCGGCTTCAATGACAGCTTTAAAAACATCTTCGGCGTTTCGCCAACAAATTCAAAACACGAAAAAGTAGTCGACCTGAAACGCATCGAAACCCCGCTCGGAACGATGATAGCCTGCGCCGATGAAAACGGCATCTGTATGCTGGAATTTTCCGACCGCAAGGCGCTCCCGACCGAACTGAAAGAAATCTCAAAGCATTTTAATGCCAATATTATTCAGGGAGAAAATCCGCATTTCAGGACTTTGGAAAGCGAACTGGCGGAATATTTTGAGGGTAAAAGAAAAGAATTTACGGTACCTCTGTCGCCGGTGGGAACGGAATTTCAGAAAAGCGTCTGGGAAGTTTTGCGCAAAATCCCGTACGGAACTACGCGCAGCTACCTGGAGCAGGCTCAGATTTTAGGAAACCCGCAAGCCGTTCGCGCTGTTGCCAACGCCAATGGCCTCAACAAGATTTCCATCATCATCCCGTGTCACCGCGTAATTGGGAAAAATGGAAAACTCATCGGCTATGGGGGCGGAATCTGGCGCAAACAGAAACTTTTGGAGCTGGAAAAAGCGATTCTTTTTAGGTGA
- a CDS encoding GNAT family N-acetyltransferase, whose amino-acid sequence MNFLQPTLENDKVILHPLQESDFERLYEVASDPLVWEMHPNKNRYERDVFRNFFEGAMSSGGAFLIIEKESGEVAGSTRFYSWDQDEGSIFIGYTFYGRKFWGSKLNPQVKKMMLDYIFDYVDLVKFHVGAENWRSRRAMERLGAENKGEIVIPYHGEPDRNNIEYWIRKEDWKKREA is encoded by the coding sequence ATGAATTTCCTTCAGCCCACCCTCGAAAACGACAAAGTAATCCTGCATCCACTACAGGAATCTGATTTTGAACGGCTTTATGAAGTGGCTTCGGATCCGCTGGTTTGGGAAATGCATCCCAACAAAAACCGCTATGAACGGGACGTTTTCCGTAATTTTTTTGAAGGGGCGATGTCTAGCGGAGGTGCTTTTTTAATAATCGAGAAAGAAAGTGGCGAAGTGGCAGGAAGCACACGTTTTTACAGTTGGGACCAAGATGAAGGTTCGATTTTTATTGGCTATACCTTTTACGGCAGGAAATTTTGGGGCTCGAAACTCAATCCGCAGGTAAAGAAAATGATGCTGGATTATATTTTTGATTATGTGGATCTGGTGAAATTCCACGTCGGTGCTGAAAATTGGCGGTCCCGTAGGGCGATGGAAAGATTGGGCGCAGAAAATAAAGGCGAAATTGTAATCCCGTACCACGGCGAACCCGACCGCAATAACATAGAATACTGGATCCGGAAAGAGGACTGGAAAAAAAGAGAGGCATAA